From the Gasterosteus aculeatus chromosome 13, fGasAcu3.hap1.1, whole genome shotgun sequence genome, one window contains:
- the rnf34a gene encoding E3 ubiquitin-protein ligase RNF34a isoform X3 yields MKAGASSMWASCCGLLNEVMGTGAVRGQQPGFGAGAGPFRFAPSAGYSTYPPSGSGTPGLVCKSCGQAFSVFRRKYICRDCKKSFCSLCSVLQENLRICATCHLLNATAFQRPLLMRLRVRDLRQYLLLRNIPTDTCREKEDLVDLVLCHQGIEEEEGLSTAQSASELSAFVASREEQLSRSDSSDTNQDIGDATSVSLLNMDASEHTLEHFRHDNVTRFSLPVCDVISTQRQPRETWNNNNKTQRGGDDCERDIYKPTYRSSVWKHFGFCKHGGVLNESVAVCRICRSKIKKHRNTTNLSGHLLRRRVIKQRRPSGPLAALPLQQQQQVQLCRHLGPRQHKTQHHSNNCQVYL; encoded by the exons ATGAAG GCGGGTGCCTCGTCCATGTGGGCTTCGTGCTGCGGTCTGCTGAATGAGGTCATGGGTACCGGGGCCGTCAGAGGCCAGCAGCCGGGGTTCGGGGCCGGCGCTGGACCCTTCAGGTTCGCCCCCAGTGCGGGGTACTCCACATACCCGCCCAGCGGCTCAGGGACGCCCGGTCTTGTGTGCAAGAGCTGCGGTCAGGCTTTCTCTGTGTTCAGGAGGAAG taCATTTGCCGCGACTGCAAGAAGAGCTTCTGCTCTCTGTGCTCCGTCCTCCAGGAGAACCTGCGCATTTGTGCAACATGTCATTTGCTGAACGCAACGGCCTTTCAGCGCCCGCTGCTCATGCGCCTGCGAGTCAGGGACCTGCGTCAGTACTTGCTGCTTCGTAACATCCCCACCGACACCTGCAGGGAGAAGGAAGACTTGGTGGACTTGGTGCTCTGTCACCAAGGcattgaggaagaggagggtctTTCTACCGCGCAGTCGGCCTCAGAGCTGTCTGCATTTGTCGCCTCTCGGGAAGAGCAGCTCAGCAGGAGCGATAGCTCTGATACCAACCAG GATATAGGTGATGCCACATCTGTGTCTCTTCTCAACATGGACGCGAGTGAACACACTCTTGAG cactttagacacgatAACGtcactcgattcagtctgcctgtctgtgacgtcatcagtacgcagcggcagccgcgcgaaacttggaacaacaacaacaaaacacagcgtggaggagacgactgcgagcgagacatttacaaaccaacttatcgatccagcgtgtggaaacattttggcttttgcaaacacggaggtgttctaaatgagtcggtcgctgtttgtagaatatgtagaagcaaaataaaaaaacacagaaacacgacaaatctttccggccatctactaaggcgccgtgtgattaaacaacgccgaccgtcaggacctctagcagcgttaccgctgcagcagcagcagcaggtccagctctgcagacacctcgggcctcgccagcacaaaactcaacatcacagtaacaattgccaagtttatctgtaa
- the rnf34a gene encoding E3 ubiquitin-protein ligase RNF34a isoform X4: MKAGASSMWASCCGLLNEVMGTGAVRGQQPGFGAGAGPFRFAPSAGYSTYPPSGSGTPGLVCKSCGQAFSVFRRKYICRDCKKSFCSLCSVLQENLRICATCHLLNATAFQRPLLMRLRVRDLRQYLLLRNIPTDTCREKEDLVDLVLCHQGIEEEEGLSTAQSASELSAFVASREEQLSRSDSSDTNQDIGDATSVSLLNMDASEHTLEVSPQTRCRARASLSDISSLRDIEGLSVRQLKEILARNFVNYSGCCEKWELVERVNRLYRETEENRKSLENVSTTVTADGEKGPLTIQDDNLCRICMDATIDCVLLECGHMVTCTKCGKRMSECPICRQYVVRAVHVFKS, from the exons ATGAAG GCGGGTGCCTCGTCCATGTGGGCTTCGTGCTGCGGTCTGCTGAATGAGGTCATGGGTACCGGGGCCGTCAGAGGCCAGCAGCCGGGGTTCGGGGCCGGCGCTGGACCCTTCAGGTTCGCCCCCAGTGCGGGGTACTCCACATACCCGCCCAGCGGCTCAGGGACGCCCGGTCTTGTGTGCAAGAGCTGCGGTCAGGCTTTCTCTGTGTTCAGGAGGAAG taCATTTGCCGCGACTGCAAGAAGAGCTTCTGCTCTCTGTGCTCCGTCCTCCAGGAGAACCTGCGCATTTGTGCAACATGTCATTTGCTGAACGCAACGGCCTTTCAGCGCCCGCTGCTCATGCGCCTGCGAGTCAGGGACCTGCGTCAGTACTTGCTGCTTCGTAACATCCCCACCGACACCTGCAGGGAGAAGGAAGACTTGGTGGACTTGGTGCTCTGTCACCAAGGcattgaggaagaggagggtctTTCTACCGCGCAGTCGGCCTCAGAGCTGTCTGCATTTGTCGCCTCTCGGGAAGAGCAGCTCAGCAGGAGCGATAGCTCTGATACCAACCAG GATATAGGTGATGCCACATCTGTGTCTCTTCTCAACATGGACGCGAGTGAACACACTCTTGAG GTCAGTCCTCAGACGCGATGTCGGGCCAGAGCGTCTCTCTCAGACATTTCCAGCTTGAGGGACATTGAGGGCCTGTCTGTGAGGCAGCTGAAGGAGATCCTCGCCAGGAACTTTGTCAACTACTCAGGGTGCTGTGAGAAGTGGGAGCTGGTGGAGCGCGTCAACAGACTGTACAGGGAGACTGAAGAGAACAGGAAGTCAT TGGAAAATGTGAGCACTACTGTAACTGCAg ACGGTGAGAAGGGTCCGCTGACGATCCAAGACGACAACCTCTGCAGGATCTGCATGGACGCCACGATCGACTGCGTCCTCCTGGAGTGCGGTCACATGGTCACCTGCACGAAGTGCGGCAAGAGGATGAGCGAGTGCCCGATCTGCAGGCAGTACGTTGTGAGGGCCGTGCACGTCTTCAAGTCCTAA
- the rnf34a gene encoding E3 ubiquitin-protein ligase RNF34a isoform X2 codes for MWASCCGLLNEVMGTGAVRGQQPGFGAGAGPFRFAPSAGYSTYPPSGSGTPGLVCKSCGQAFSVFRRKYICRDCKKSFCSLCSVLQENLRICATCHLLNATAFQRPLLMRLRVRDLRQYLLLRNIPTDTCREKEDLVDLVLCHQGIEEEEGLSTAQSASELSAFVASREEQLSRSDSSDTNQDIGDATSVSLLNMDASEHTLEVSPQTRCRARASLSDISSLRDIEGLSVRQLKEILARNFVNYSGCCEKWELVERVNRLYRETEENRKSLENVSTTVTAVEALPPSICNGAIRDGEKGPLTIQDDNLCRICMDATIDCVLLECGHMVTCTKCGKRMSECPICRQYVVRAVHVFKS; via the exons ATGTGGGCTTCGTGCTGCGGTCTGCTGAATGAGGTCATGGGTACCGGGGCCGTCAGAGGCCAGCAGCCGGGGTTCGGGGCCGGCGCTGGACCCTTCAGGTTCGCCCCCAGTGCGGGGTACTCCACATACCCGCCCAGCGGCTCAGGGACGCCCGGTCTTGTGTGCAAGAGCTGCGGTCAGGCTTTCTCTGTGTTCAGGAGGAAG taCATTTGCCGCGACTGCAAGAAGAGCTTCTGCTCTCTGTGCTCCGTCCTCCAGGAGAACCTGCGCATTTGTGCAACATGTCATTTGCTGAACGCAACGGCCTTTCAGCGCCCGCTGCTCATGCGCCTGCGAGTCAGGGACCTGCGTCAGTACTTGCTGCTTCGTAACATCCCCACCGACACCTGCAGGGAGAAGGAAGACTTGGTGGACTTGGTGCTCTGTCACCAAGGcattgaggaagaggagggtctTTCTACCGCGCAGTCGGCCTCAGAGCTGTCTGCATTTGTCGCCTCTCGGGAAGAGCAGCTCAGCAGGAGCGATAGCTCTGATACCAACCAG GATATAGGTGATGCCACATCTGTGTCTCTTCTCAACATGGACGCGAGTGAACACACTCTTGAG GTCAGTCCTCAGACGCGATGTCGGGCCAGAGCGTCTCTCTCAGACATTTCCAGCTTGAGGGACATTGAGGGCCTGTCTGTGAGGCAGCTGAAGGAGATCCTCGCCAGGAACTTTGTCAACTACTCAGGGTGCTGTGAGAAGTGGGAGCTGGTGGAGCGCGTCAACAGACTGTACAGGGAGACTGAAGAGAACAGGAAGTCAT TGGAAAATGTGAGCACTACTGTAACTGCAg TGGAAGCACTTCCCCCTTCCATCTGCAACGGGGCCATCAGAG ACGGTGAGAAGGGTCCGCTGACGATCCAAGACGACAACCTCTGCAGGATCTGCATGGACGCCACGATCGACTGCGTCCTCCTGGAGTGCGGTCACATGGTCACCTGCACGAAGTGCGGCAAGAGGATGAGCGAGTGCCCGATCTGCAGGCAGTACGTTGTGAGGGCCGTGCACGTCTTCAAGTCCTAA
- the c13h5orf34 gene encoding uncharacterized protein C5orf34 homolog encodes METGAGVSSMVMYEDESIDVRYRNGAHLQLSPCGCEFMLAKPSDPSGHPLQPIGRVRQRTRFTISTYKELMVAALTFRNKYATRPYLPEELILVDHKKPFFSLDSEVQWPEWSSCDGDLAPGVQTIIGAEGGRAVLMLSPSGEEFCVEFTCILSQTPKQCRTVQGCSIESSSDNQQQQGRNPIHRTTNEEDKELFQESGSKRNGSTRSRSCSPQLIGTAQPKPEKMYQSTTVVQHHSCCAVAPIWRYPLSLARRLRTAHLSKPEDVRVEGTSDLTKAQRIIPISDISTEERRSHLPRALPLTCPSPHWHRWKVKEPLAKTEHSDQDLRTELVKVMWCQGVTYRILSGAVSVIEVSPGDGSVIRSNSVLNTYFTHYKPDPLSQQVKEMTYHLNNLQPDVPGQPYSVRSIVSRASRILTCYNEARQSLKLPATPSCLQEGSDVSKPARIEESLSHRLEVEQRVNVTQTVACRSDLVAAELEKIKRFNFLLENNHLLRSDKGCAKLEGRSAEEVTDEPVNENCIAEALQRTSKAIQDIDALISAASLT; translated from the exons ATGGAAACCGGAGCCGGTGTCAGCTCGATGGTCATGTATGAGGACGAGTCTATCGATGTTCGTTACCGAAACGGAGCCCACTTACAACTGTCGCCGTGTGGCTGTGAATTCATGCTGGCGAAACCCTCTGATCCCTCCGGACATCCTCTGCAGCCCATCGGGAGGGTCCGACAAAGGACAAGGTTCACCATCAGCACGTACAAG GAGTTGATGGTCGCTGCATTGACATTTAGGAATAAATACGCTACTCGACCATACTTGCCGGAGGAGCTCATCCTCGTTGACCACAAGAAG CCTTTTTTCAGTCTCGACTCTGAAGTGCAGTGGCCCGAGTGGTCTTCTTGTGATGGGGACCTCGCACCTGGAGTCCAGACTATCatcggggcggagggggggcgagCTGTGTTGATGCTGTCGCCCTCAGGTGAAGAATTCTGCGTTGAGTTTACATGCATCCTGAGTCAGACTCCAAAGCAGTGCCGCACCGTGCAGGGTTGCAGCATAGAAAGCAGCTCAgacaatcagcagcagcaaggcAGAAATCCGATCCATCGCACCACGaatgaggaggacaaagagctTTTTCAGGAAAGTGGAAGCAAACGGAACGGGTCCACAAGATCACGGTCTTGTTCTCCTCAGCTCATCGGCACCGCTCAGCCAAAG cCAGAGAAGATGTACCAATCCACCACAGTGGTCCAGCATCACTCCTGCTGCGCTGTTGCCCCCATCTGGCGCTACCCTCTGTCCCTGGCTCGCCGTCTCCGGACGGCTCACCTCTCTAAACCTGAAGATGTCCGAGTGGAGGGAACCAGTGATCTCACAAAGGCACAAAGGATAATACCAATTTCTGACATATCCACAGAAGAGAGAAGGTCTCACCTTCCTCGGGCGCTGCCTCTCACATGTCCATCGCCTCACTGGCACAG GTGGAAAGTTAAAGAGCCACTGGCCAAAACAGAACATTCAGACCAAGATCTCCGAACAGAGTTGGTGAAAGTGATGTGGTGTCAAGGAGTCACTTACAG GATACTAAGTGGGGCGGTCTCAGTCATCGAGGTTTCCCCGGGAGACGGATCAGTCATCCGCTCAAACAGTGTCCTTAACACTTATTTTACTCATTACAAGCCGGATCCCCTGTCACAGCAG GTGAAAGAGATGACGTACCATCTGAACAACCTTCAACCAGATGTCCCAGGACAGCCGTACTCTGTGCGCTCTATCGTGAGTCGTGCAAGCAG GATCCTCACTTGCTACAACGAGGCCAGGCAGTCACTGAAGCTCCCTGCCACACCCAGCTGCTTGCAAGAG GGCAGTGACGTATCTAAACCAGCAAGGATAGAAGAAAGTCTGTCCCATCGGTTAGAGGTTGAGCAGCGTGTGAATGTCACACAGACGGTAGCCTGCAG gtCAGATCTAGTAGCTGCAGAACTGGAGAAGATAAAACGATTTAACT TTCTGCTGGAAAACAACCACCTGCTAAGAAGTGACAAGGGTTGTGCAAAGCTGGAAGGTAGATCTGCAGAAGAGGTGACTGATGAACCAGTGAATGAGAAC
- the rnf34a gene encoding E3 ubiquitin-protein ligase RNF34a isoform X1, with product MKAGASSMWASCCGLLNEVMGTGAVRGQQPGFGAGAGPFRFAPSAGYSTYPPSGSGTPGLVCKSCGQAFSVFRRKYICRDCKKSFCSLCSVLQENLRICATCHLLNATAFQRPLLMRLRVRDLRQYLLLRNIPTDTCREKEDLVDLVLCHQGIEEEEGLSTAQSASELSAFVASREEQLSRSDSSDTNQDIGDATSVSLLNMDASEHTLEVSPQTRCRARASLSDISSLRDIEGLSVRQLKEILARNFVNYSGCCEKWELVERVNRLYRETEENRKSLENVSTTVTAVEALPPSICNGAIRDGEKGPLTIQDDNLCRICMDATIDCVLLECGHMVTCTKCGKRMSECPICRQYVVRAVHVFKS from the exons ATGAAG GCGGGTGCCTCGTCCATGTGGGCTTCGTGCTGCGGTCTGCTGAATGAGGTCATGGGTACCGGGGCCGTCAGAGGCCAGCAGCCGGGGTTCGGGGCCGGCGCTGGACCCTTCAGGTTCGCCCCCAGTGCGGGGTACTCCACATACCCGCCCAGCGGCTCAGGGACGCCCGGTCTTGTGTGCAAGAGCTGCGGTCAGGCTTTCTCTGTGTTCAGGAGGAAG taCATTTGCCGCGACTGCAAGAAGAGCTTCTGCTCTCTGTGCTCCGTCCTCCAGGAGAACCTGCGCATTTGTGCAACATGTCATTTGCTGAACGCAACGGCCTTTCAGCGCCCGCTGCTCATGCGCCTGCGAGTCAGGGACCTGCGTCAGTACTTGCTGCTTCGTAACATCCCCACCGACACCTGCAGGGAGAAGGAAGACTTGGTGGACTTGGTGCTCTGTCACCAAGGcattgaggaagaggagggtctTTCTACCGCGCAGTCGGCCTCAGAGCTGTCTGCATTTGTCGCCTCTCGGGAAGAGCAGCTCAGCAGGAGCGATAGCTCTGATACCAACCAG GATATAGGTGATGCCACATCTGTGTCTCTTCTCAACATGGACGCGAGTGAACACACTCTTGAG GTCAGTCCTCAGACGCGATGTCGGGCCAGAGCGTCTCTCTCAGACATTTCCAGCTTGAGGGACATTGAGGGCCTGTCTGTGAGGCAGCTGAAGGAGATCCTCGCCAGGAACTTTGTCAACTACTCAGGGTGCTGTGAGAAGTGGGAGCTGGTGGAGCGCGTCAACAGACTGTACAGGGAGACTGAAGAGAACAGGAAGTCAT TGGAAAATGTGAGCACTACTGTAACTGCAg TGGAAGCACTTCCCCCTTCCATCTGCAACGGGGCCATCAGAG ACGGTGAGAAGGGTCCGCTGACGATCCAAGACGACAACCTCTGCAGGATCTGCATGGACGCCACGATCGACTGCGTCCTCCTGGAGTGCGGTCACATGGTCACCTGCACGAAGTGCGGCAAGAGGATGAGCGAGTGCCCGATCTGCAGGCAGTACGTTGTGAGGGCCGTGCACGTCTTCAAGTCCTAA